The genomic DNA GGAAAAGCCAGCTGGACCGGCTCATGTCGATCGGTCAGGCCCAAAACCTGTGGAGCGGTGAGCACAAAATTTATGCCTGTTGAAGATACAGTGTGGGAGCGAGCTTGCTCGCGATAGCGTCGGCACATTCAGCATCGATGCAAGCTGCCCCACCGCCATCGCGAGCAAGCTCGCTCCCACAGGGGGGTTGCTTGAGTGATCTGCGAGCAACTGTTCCACACAAAAAAACGCCCCGAACCAGTCGGGGCGTTTTTCAAGGCGTGGCGCAGGCTATCAGTAAGCCTTGCCGGTCTTGTAGAAGTTCTCGAAGCAGAAGTTGGTCGCGTCGATGTAGCCTTCGGCGCCACCGCAGTCGAAACGCTTGCCCTTGAACTTGTAGGCCATGACGCAGCCGTTCTGGGCCTGTTTCATCAGGGCGTCGGTGATCTGGATTTCGCCGCCCTTGCCTGGCTCGGTCTGTTCGATCAGGTCGAAGATGTCCGGGGTCAGGATGTAGCGACCGATGATCGCCAGGTTCGACGGCGCGTCTTCAGGCTTTGGTTTTTCAACCATGCTGTGAACGCGGTAGATGTCGTCGCGGATCATCTCGCCGGCAATCACGCCGTACTTGTTGGTTTCCTGCGGATCGACTTCCTGGATCGCCACGATGGAGCAGCGGAACTGCTTGTACAGCTTGACCATCTGGGTCAGGACGCCGTCGCCTTCGAGGTTGACGCACAGGTCGTCCGCCAGGACCACCGCGAACGGTTCGTCACCGATCAGTGGGCGACCGGTCAGGATCGCGTGGCCCAGGCCTTTCATTTCGGTCTGGCGGGTGTAGGAGAACGAGCACTCATCCAGCAGTTTGCGGATGCCGACCAAGTA from Pseudomonas beijingensis includes the following:
- the galU gene encoding UTP--glucose-1-phosphate uridylyltransferase GalU; its protein translation is MIKKCLFPAAGYGTRFLPATKAMPKEMLPVVNKPLIQYGVEEALDAGLTEISIVTGRGKRALEDHFDISYELENQIKGTDKEKYLVGIRKLLDECSFSYTRQTEMKGLGHAILTGRPLIGDEPFAVVLADDLCVNLEGDGVLTQMVKLYKQFRCSIVAIQEVDPQETNKYGVIAGEMIRDDIYRVHSMVEKPKPEDAPSNLAIIGRYILTPDIFDLIEQTEPGKGGEIQITDALMKQAQNGCVMAYKFKGKRFDCGGAEGYIDATNFCFENFYKTGKAY